The following proteins are encoded in a genomic region of Plasmodium coatneyi strain Hackeri chromosome 6, complete sequence:
- a CDS encoding Acetyl-CoA transporter yields the protein MSKIVHDKTDANVLKERKQKHVAVKDGGSFCKDDEGNVKVPSRGHDFYNIIFLLLLYTIQGVPIGVSSVVPLIIQDKVSYSQLSILSLVSIPFSLKLLWAPLVDSVYHKKIGRRKSWIIPLQLICSFSMICCGNHVSVWLGERGNIANLYFLTSFFFVLFFLMATQDIAVDGWALTMLSEENKGLASTCNILGQNIGYCVSQLSFLTLNNKNICFYIFRKYIQCMHSMFNQSSHYRHLHESMDMIYPSFQPFVDMNIFLKFWGVFILALTILTCFKKEMMEENGKEKNANAVGSCTPGKKYNRYDSEETDHHNESSNEFANSKDTYKNLYQLLFLPPMKIFIFIFLLIRVPFASVEVGTNFKMLKKGISKEEFAIFNPFFIPISIISSAIIGKITKNIKPLSIYYYGYLLRYLSNIILSTLLPLTEYIYSNKTQLPQGYLYSYYLYIFAAQVFNHFCIDLMTVSSMSFQNIISDPEIGGTYMTFLNTVNNMGSHWSTIFLWLLDYTDRTVCYGGKCLLIDGYYTQMVFSFIVGILINKYITKCITKLQAFPIEDWRTNSSSSEKKFK from the exons ATGAGCAAAATTGTACATGACAAAACTGACGCGAATGTATTAAAAGagaggaagcaaaaacaTGTAGCTGTAAAAGATGGAGGAAGTTTCTGTAAGGATGATGAGGGGAATGTGAAGGTGCCTTCCAGGGGTCACGACTTTTacaacattatttttttactattgCTATATACTATACAAG GCGTCCCAATCGGTGTCTCGTCCGTGGTCCCCCTAATAATTCAAGACAAAGTGAGCTACTCCCAGTTGAGCATCTTGTCCCTAGTCAGCATACCCTTCAG CTTAAAACTGCTGTGGGCCCCGCTTGTCGACTCTGTGTACCATAAAAAGAtcggaaggaggaaaagttGGATAATCCCGCTGCAG CTAATTTGCAGCTTTTCGATGATTTGCTGCGGGAACCATGTGAGCGTGTGGCTAggggaaaggggaaacatCGCAAACCTGTACTTCCTGAcgtccttcttcttcgtgcTGTTCTTTTTGATGGCCACCCAGGATATAGCAGTCGATGGATGGGCGCTGACCATGTTATCTGAGGAGAACAAGGG GCTGGCCTCCACCTGCAACATCCTCGGACAGAACATCGGCTACTGCGTGTCACAGTTATCCTTCCTGACGTTAAACAACAAGAACATCtgcttctacatttttaggAAGTACATACAGTGCATGCATTCCATGTTTAACCAATCCAGTCACTACAGACATTTGCACGAAAGCATGGATATGATATACCCGTCCTTTCAACCCTTTGTCgatatgaatatttttttaaaattctggGGAGTATTTATTCTAGCACTGACCATATTGAcctgttttaaaaaagaaatgatggaagaaaatggaaaggagaagaatgCTAATGCGGTGGGGAGTTGTACCCCCGGGAAAAAGTATAACCGCTATGACAGTGAAGAAACAGACCACCACAATGAAAGCTCAAACGAATTCGCCAACTCGAAGGATACGTATAAAAACCTGTACCAACTGCTCTTCCTACCACCgatgaaaatatttatttttatattcctacTGATCCGCGTTCCATTTGCCTCCGTGGAGGTGGGCACCAACTTTAAAATGTTGAAAAAAGGGATCAGCAAAGAAGAGTTCGCAATCTTCAATCCATTTTTCATACCTATATCAATCATCTCATCTGCcataataggaaaaattacaaaaaatataaaacccCTTAGTATATACTACTACGGTTACTTGCTACGATACTTATCCAACATTATTCTGTCCACGCTGTTACCATTGAcggagtatatatattcgaaCAAGACACAGCTTCCGCAGGGTTACCTTTATTCGTACTACCTGTACATTTTCGCGGCGCAGGTTTTTAACCACTTCTGTATCGACCTCATGACTGTGTCATCG ATGAGCTTCCAAAATATAATTTCAGACCCCGAAATTGGTGGAACCTACATGACCTTCCTAAACACCGTTAACAACATGGGATCGCAC TGGTCAACCATATTTCTGTGGTTACTGGATTATACCGACAGAACAGTGTGCTACGGAG GGAAGTGCCTGCTGATCGATGGCTACTACACGCAAATGGTGTTTTCCTTCATCGTCGGGATACTCATAAACAAGTACATCACAAAGTGCATAACAAAGCTCCAG GCCTTTCCGATAGAAGACTGGAGGACGAATAGCAGCagcagcgaaaaaaaatttaaatga